The genome window TTCATGGAGCCCATCACGACCTTGTCGTCCAGGACGCCGAGGAGCAGCAGGTCCTCAAGGATGTCCGCGGTGGCCAGCACCCCGTCCACGCCGGGCCGGGACAGCGCGATGCACAGGCGCTCCAGCAGGTCGGCGCGGTTGGCCATGGCCAGGTGGCGATCGCCGACGCCGAGCGCGCCACGGGCCGGGTGGTCGGCGGCCACGATCATGAGGCGGCCGCTGTCGCCGATGAGCGGGCGGCGGACCCGGCGGGCGGCGGCCTCGGCGATGGCCTCCGGGTGCCGGGCGCGCACCGTGGCGAGGTCGGGGATGCTGATGCTCAAGACAGGCTCCGTTCAGGGGTGGCGGCCGTGGGGCCGCGTGCGAGAGGCCTCGAGGCGGCGGTCAGCCGCGGGCGACGAGGTCGGCGACCTCCGACTCGGTCGGCATCGCGGAGGAGCAGGCGAGGCGGGAGGCGACGAGCGCACCGGCCGCGTTGGCGTACCGCATGGTCTTCTCCAGCGGCCAGCCGGCGAGCAGCCCGTGGCACAGGGAGCCGCCGAAGGCGTCCCCGGCGCCGAGTCCGTTGACGACCTCCACCGGCACGGGAGGCACCTCGGCCGTCGTCCCGTCGCGGTGCACGGCGAGCACGCCCTTGGGGCCCTGCTTGACGACCGCGAGCTCCACACCTGCTTCCAGCAGCGCCTCGGCGCAGGCCCGCGGTTCGCGTACGCCGGTGGCGATCTCGCACTCGTCGAGGTTGCCGACGGCCACGGTGGCGTGGCGCAGTGCCTCGCGGTAGTACGGCCGCGCGGTGTCGGGGTCGTGCCAGAACATGGGGCGCCAGTCCAGGTCGAACACCGTGATGCCGGCCTTGTCACGGGCCTTGAGGGCGGCGAGTGTGGCCGAGCGGCTGGGCTCCTCGCTCAGGCCGGTCCCGGTGATCCAGAAGATCCGGGCCGAGCGGATGGCGAAGAAGTCCAGCTCGTCGGTGTGGATCTCCAGGTCGGGGGCCTTGGGGCGGCGGTAGAAGTACAGGGGGAAGTCGTCCGGCGGGAAGATCTCGCAGAACGTGATCGGGGTCGGGTAGGCGTCCACCGGTGTGACGAACCGGTCGTCGACGCCGAACTCCTTCAGCTGCTGGTGCAGATAGGTGCCGAAGGGGTCGTTCCCGGTCCGGGTGATCACCGCCGTGTCGCGGCCGAGACGCGCCGCGGCCACCGCGACGTTCGCCGCCGAGCCGCCGAGGAACTTTCCGAAGCTCTCGACCTGGGGGAGCGGCACACCGGTCTGCAGCGGGTAGAGATCGACCCCGATGCGGCCCATGGTGATGAGATCGAAATGTTCGGCTGGCTCAGGCATGTGCGACGCTCCTCATGCGGGGGTGCGGGCGACCGGGCGCCGGGAAGGTGCGCATCCGGCCCCGGATGCCTCACAGGTGTAGGCCGCGCGAGGAGTTCCTGTCAAGGCTTTGTACTTACATTCGGACCTGCTTCTGAAATGATGTCTTAACAAAGTATTGACAGGTGGGTGCGACAGGGGTTTGTATCCCGTGCCAGCGAAACCGCCGGTTCGCCGGCAGACGACCCGGACGTCCGTCCGGGCCCCGACCGGGGTCCCGAGCGGCGCCGTTCCTCCCCTTCCCCCGGTCGCACAGTGAGGTGCAGGTAAAGATGGACCGCACGTTTCACCCTCGCCGCTCCCACAGAGTCGCCCCAGTCCTCGCGCTGGCCGCCGCCTCCGCGCTGCTCGTCGCCGGCTGCTCCAGCAGCTCGGGCGGGAAGAAGGCGGAGGACGCCGGCTCCAACGTCTCCGCCGGCAAGGCCAGCACTCCTCGTATGACGGTAGCGCTGGTGACCCACCAGGCGCCGGGCGACACCTTCTGGGACATCGTCCGCAAGGGAGCCGAGGCGGCGGCGGCCAAGGACAACATCAAGCTCGTCTACTCCAGCGACCCCAACGCGGGCAACCAGGCCAACCTGGTGCAGAACGCGATCGACCAGAAGGTCGACGGCATCGCGGTCACCCTCGCCAAGCCGGACGCGATGAAGGACGTCATCAGCAAGGC of Streptomyces cynarae contains these proteins:
- the iolC gene encoding 5-dehydro-2-deoxygluconokinase, which codes for MPEPAEHFDLITMGRIGVDLYPLQTGVPLPQVESFGKFLGGSAANVAVAAARLGRDTAVITRTGNDPFGTYLHQQLKEFGVDDRFVTPVDAYPTPITFCEIFPPDDFPLYFYRRPKAPDLEIHTDELDFFAIRSARIFWITGTGLSEEPSRSATLAALKARDKAGITVFDLDWRPMFWHDPDTARPYYREALRHATVAVGNLDECEIATGVREPRACAEALLEAGVELAVVKQGPKGVLAVHRDGTTAEVPPVPVEVVNGLGAGDAFGGSLCHGLLAGWPLEKTMRYANAAGALVASRLACSSAMPTESEVADLVARG